A part of Deltaproteobacteria bacterium genomic DNA contains:
- a CDS encoding class I SAM-dependent methyltransferase has translation MEKTTLHEGFCISINAMKPLRRYMHRTFERAVEQNLANILGLIERDPNAVLLDCGCDDGALTRRFAAKAETTKVHGIEINPAGIAGAAGNGINAEPADLNGRLPFDDGSFDVVSANQIIEHLHNTEMFLDEIYRVLKKGGYALISTENLASWHNIAALLMGWQPFSLTNVSARYLGIGNPLALHRGKSISHEAWQHLRVFSFRGLKELFELKGFRVEKLLGAGYFPLPGFFAAVDPRHAAFLTAKIRKA, from the coding sequence ATGGAAAAGACTACCCTGCACGAGGGGTTTTGCATCTCGATCAATGCAATGAAGCCGCTCCGGCGGTATATGCACCGGACCTTCGAGAGGGCCGTCGAGCAAAACCTGGCCAATATCCTGGGCCTCATAGAGCGCGATCCAAATGCCGTTCTCCTTGACTGCGGCTGCGACGACGGGGCCCTCACCAGGAGATTTGCCGCGAAGGCTGAGACGACAAAGGTCCACGGCATAGAAATAAATCCGGCCGGAATCGCAGGCGCCGCCGGCAACGGCATTAATGCCGAGCCCGCTGACCTGAACGGCAGACTTCCTTTCGATGATGGCAGCTTCGATGTGGTCTCCGCAAACCAGATCATAGAGCACCTCCATAATACTGAGATGTTCCTTGACGAGATTTACAGGGTGCTAAAAAAAGGCGGATACGCGCTCATATCCACGGAAAACCTCGCGAGCTGGCACAACATCGCCGCCCTGTTAATGGGTTGGCAGCCTTTCTCATTGACGAACGTGAGCGCCAGATACCTCGGCATCGGGAACCCGCTCGCGCTCCACAGGGGTAAATCAATCTCGCATGAGGCGTGGCAGCACCTGAGGGTCTTTAGCTTTCGCGGGCTCAAGGAGCTTTTCGAGCTAAAGGGCTTCAGGGTGGAGAAACTACTGGGCGCGGGATACTTCCCGCTTCCGGGTTTTTTCGCCGCAGTCGATCCCAGGCATGCCGCTTTCCTTACGGCCAAGATAAGGAAGGCGTAA
- a CDS encoding fibronectin type III domain-containing protein, protein MKTVFIYAFLAVFIFVTGCGGGGGGNLGSSNNNEPLYFEEGSSFVPYQVASVKSSNLTLSSDSYQGTLDGNPITIYRISGDTLAFLLPELSPGAHTIDIDIEGEAYSLPLTVGSLPSIEDPEAYINDLVTSVAGSLDEQINSLTGVAGSEEILSKLIEVRDNLAAQSANMDSLSQEEKLWLANFLNANIMAGNAMTAASLKAFSESDCLNGTIQFVGSVLRTKALVGAAAVAIIAGQTMPILGAIAAGIAVGLLLDSLVKTLADEEHALTKCVGKLFDDILESKNLSTGPGIVLVSMKTVAAGVSTSNPSFDSGVPMTFQIMSTYSIRNAQLKSAVETLKSVITPVISLLPQAWVDQIMGVDAENTLTEVADPADYAIQSISSSNIRGSSRALGDKIELTFEFLQDPSSDQDVPFSFVLYDGIEEVSTTVSATLSKISALTGLEATSGVEQVALNWNPVQGATGYKVYWLTSTGVSKTNYMGTAEATGTSYTVMGLSRGTTYYFVVTSLDSTGIESNESNEMSKKTNTFEGTYAGGEANTAPSGESWIYTESDTVSGDSVSGVYSGYYSITNSVVFLFSWTGNITLSPSNPNHGIITGSGTLSNSGNLSFLTVSGQVTTYADGTAMLCWGAEDWTYGPFGLCTHRPSAQ, encoded by the coding sequence TTGAAAACCGTATTCATCTATGCGTTCTTAGCCGTTTTTATTTTTGTTACTGGTTGTGGAGGAGGCGGGGGAGGGAATTTAGGCAGCTCGAATAATAACGAGCCCCTCTATTTTGAAGAAGGGAGCTCATTTGTGCCGTATCAGGTCGCCAGTGTCAAATCTTCCAACCTGACGCTCTCTTCGGATAGTTATCAGGGAACTCTGGATGGGAACCCAATCACTATTTATCGAATTTCCGGGGATACGTTGGCCTTTCTCCTTCCTGAATTGAGCCCCGGCGCGCATACCATTGATATCGATATTGAAGGCGAGGCATATAGCCTCCCGTTAACGGTAGGCTCTCTTCCATCAATCGAAGACCCTGAAGCCTATATTAACGATCTTGTAACCAGCGTTGCTGGTTCTCTCGATGAACAGATAAACAGCCTGACCGGTGTGGCCGGTTCGGAAGAGATTCTTTCAAAGCTCATAGAGGTCAGGGACAATCTTGCGGCGCAATCAGCAAATATGGATTCGTTGAGTCAGGAAGAGAAATTATGGCTCGCGAACTTCCTGAATGCGAATATTATGGCCGGCAATGCCATGACCGCGGCCTCCTTAAAGGCATTCAGCGAGTCGGACTGTCTCAATGGAACCATTCAGTTCGTAGGGAGCGTCCTGAGGACCAAAGCATTGGTAGGCGCTGCCGCAGTCGCAATTATTGCAGGTCAGACAATGCCTATACTCGGCGCAATCGCGGCGGGCATTGCTGTCGGCTTATTGCTGGACAGCCTTGTGAAAACTCTCGCAGATGAAGAGCACGCGCTTACCAAGTGTGTTGGAAAACTTTTCGATGATATATTGGAATCCAAAAACCTTTCGACAGGGCCAGGTATTGTCCTCGTAAGCATGAAAACAGTTGCGGCCGGTGTTTCCACCTCCAATCCGTCGTTTGATTCTGGCGTTCCCATGACCTTTCAGATCATGTCGACATATTCGATACGGAATGCACAGTTAAAGAGCGCGGTGGAGACTTTGAAATCAGTAATCACTCCTGTAATATCCTTGCTGCCTCAGGCCTGGGTCGACCAGATAATGGGGGTGGATGCGGAAAACACTCTCACCGAGGTGGCCGATCCGGCGGATTATGCAATACAAAGCATATCTAGCAGCAATATAAGGGGATCATCAAGGGCGCTTGGAGACAAGATCGAGCTTACGTTTGAGTTCCTGCAGGATCCTTCAAGCGATCAAGATGTCCCGTTCTCCTTCGTTCTGTATGATGGGATTGAGGAGGTTTCAACGACAGTGTCGGCGACCCTGTCCAAGATAAGTGCGCTTACCGGGTTGGAGGCTACATCTGGAGTAGAACAGGTTGCCTTAAACTGGAACCCGGTCCAGGGTGCGACTGGATACAAGGTCTACTGGCTTACAAGCACTGGCGTAAGCAAAACCAATTACATGGGTACAGCGGAAGCAACCGGCACGTCGTACACTGTAATGGGCCTTAGTAGAGGAACAACTTATTACTTCGTTGTGACATCGTTGGATTCAACAGGCATTGAGAGTAACGAGTCAAATGAAATGTCAAAAAAAACTAACACATTTGAAGGCACCTATGCTGGTGGTGAAGCCAATACTGCGCCATCAGGAGAAAGCTGGATATACACGGAGAGCGATACGGTTTCTGGTGATTCTGTATCAGGGGTATATTCAGGGTACTACAGTATTACTAACAGTGTAGTTTTTTTATTTAGCTGGACAGGTAATATCACATTATCACCTTCAAATCCAAACCATGGAATAATAACCGGTAGCGGAACACTTTCAAACTCAGGAAATTTAAGTTTTTTAACAGTTTCAGGTCAGGTGACAACTTACGCTGATGGGACCGCAATGCTATGCTGGGGAGCAGAAGACTGGACTTATGGACCGTTTGGATTGTGTACACATAGACCTTCTGCACAATAG
- a CDS encoding class I SAM-dependent methyltransferase, giving the protein MIPARYEDSTGQRLTGRHRKSFRFINGIEGIRVLDVGCSYGWFEKWALDNGCNRVIAIEPDAGTLREARAQAPGAAYLRASSLKLPLRSASVEKAVLWEVLEHLPRGSEIDALREINRVLKKGGCLYLSTPHKTFWACALDPAWWLVSHRHYSLDELREAARRAGFEVAGVDFGGGAWELFSMILLYVFKWCFRRDVPFKDILESRRDREFASPGGWTNVFLKMRKIACAE; this is encoded by the coding sequence TTGATCCCGGCCAGGTATGAAGACAGCACAGGCCAGCGCCTTACGGGCAGGCACAGGAAGAGCTTCCGTTTTATTAACGGAATCGAGGGCATCAGGGTGCTCGACGTCGGCTGCTCGTACGGCTGGTTCGAAAAATGGGCGCTCGACAACGGATGCAACCGGGTCATAGCCATAGAGCCCGATGCCGGGACATTGAGGGAGGCCAGGGCGCAGGCGCCGGGGGCAGCGTACTTGCGGGCGTCATCATTGAAGCTGCCTTTACGGAGCGCGTCGGTCGAGAAAGCTGTCCTCTGGGAGGTGCTGGAGCACCTGCCGAGGGGGAGCGAAATAGACGCACTCAGGGAGATAAACCGGGTACTTAAGAAAGGCGGATGCCTTTACCTCTCAACGCCCCATAAGACTTTCTGGGCCTGCGCGCTGGATCCGGCGTGGTGGCTGGTCTCGCACAGGCACTATTCCCTTGACGAGCTGAGGGAGGCTGCCCGCAGGGCCGGGTTCGAGGTGGCCGGGGTGGATTTCGGGGGCGGGGCCTGGGAGCTTTTTTCGATGATACTTCTATATGTATTCAAATGGTGCTTCAGGAGGGATGTCCCCTTCAAGGATATCCTTGAGTCCAGAAGAGACCGGGAGTTCGCTTCCCCCGGCGGCTGGACCAACGTCTTTTTGAAGATGAGAAAAATCGCATGTGCGGAATAG